Proteins encoded in a region of the candidate division KSB1 bacterium genome:
- a CDS encoding molybdenum cofactor guanylyltransferase, translating to MNFYILAGGQSRRLGRNKALVEVKGQTIIEKVVSAVPAKKENIKIVTSSFQTFRFLKLKMISDIYPGLGPIGGVHAGLVDSAFDLNFFLACDLPLISTEVIQLVLDSYSGQDVFGVRTKKGLEPLCTLYSKNCISAIVNQMKIKDYSLHSLLETIPSEFIEMENSNLLFNMNTKQDLEDLKDFSRFSEEPN from the coding sequence ATGAATTTTTATATTCTTGCCGGAGGACAAAGTCGTCGCCTCGGTCGGAACAAGGCTTTGGTTGAGGTTAAAGGGCAGACCATTATTGAAAAAGTCGTTTCAGCAGTCCCCGCCAAAAAAGAAAATATTAAAATTGTCACTTCTTCGTTTCAAACATTTCGCTTTCTTAAACTGAAAATGATTTCCGATATTTACCCCGGTTTGGGGCCGATAGGGGGTGTTCACGCGGGCCTTGTCGATTCCGCCTTTGATCTCAACTTTTTTCTTGCCTGCGACTTGCCTTTGATTTCCACAGAGGTTATTCAATTGGTTTTGGATTCCTACTCAGGTCAGGATGTTTTTGGGGTGCGTACAAAAAAGGGTTTAGAGCCTTTATGTACGCTTTATTCTAAAAATTGTATTTCTGCAATTGTTAACCAAATGAAAATCAAAGATTACAGTTTGCACAGCCTGCTTGAAACTATTCCATCTGAGTTTATTGAGATGGAGAATTCCAACTTACTTTTTAATATGAACACCAAACAGGACTTAGAAGATTTAAAAGATTTTTCACGCTTTTCAGAAGAACCAAACTAA
- a CDS encoding 3'(2'),5'-bisphosphate nucleotidase CysQ: MLSNELKNAAGIVKEAGRILLEYYHQDYEIEFKKGDGPVTQADIASNDFITGRLRELYPDDGILSEESKDDFKRLEKNRVWSVDPMDGTREFIDKVGQFAAMIGLVENGKPVLGVVYQPTTDTLFSGVKGQGAFVLRNGEKSPLKVSDFSDTSQMRLVVSRSHRSPLVDAIMDSLGIEKDISSGSVGLKVGLVVEQKAELYIHPNSKTKEWDTCAPQIILEEAGGKITDCWGEPLRYNKKNVYNDKGFAASNGQAHSDIIEKIAPFLDQMD; the protein is encoded by the coding sequence ATGTTATCAAACGAACTTAAAAACGCCGCCGGCATTGTTAAAGAGGCCGGGAGAATACTCCTTGAATATTATCACCAGGACTACGAAATAGAATTCAAAAAAGGGGATGGACCGGTCACCCAGGCAGATATAGCCTCCAATGATTTTATTACCGGGCGTTTAAGAGAACTTTACCCCGACGATGGAATTTTATCAGAAGAATCGAAGGATGATTTCAAGAGATTAGAAAAAAATCGAGTCTGGTCAGTTGACCCGATGGATGGCACCAGGGAATTTATCGACAAAGTCGGGCAATTCGCGGCCATGATTGGATTAGTTGAAAATGGCAAACCGGTTTTAGGTGTGGTTTATCAGCCGACCACCGACACCCTGTTTTCGGGGGTAAAAGGTCAGGGCGCTTTTGTGCTTCGCAATGGTGAAAAAAGCCCATTGAAGGTGTCCGATTTTTCGGATACCAGTCAAATGCGTTTGGTTGTTAGCCGCTCTCACAGGTCGCCATTAGTCGATGCGATCATGGATTCGCTGGGAATCGAGAAAGATATCTCTTCGGGCAGCGTCGGCCTGAAGGTCGGCCTGGTGGTAGAACAAAAAGCGGAATTATATATCCATCCGAATTCGAAAACCAAAGAGTGGGATACCTGTGCTCCTCAAATAATTTTAGAAGAGGCTGGAGGAAAAATCACCGACTGCTGGGGTGAACCTTTAAGATATAATAAGAAGAATGTTTACAATGACAAAGGATTTGCCGCCAGCAATGGACAGGCTCATTCCGATATCATTGAGAAAATCGCACCTTTTTTGGATCAAATGGATTAA
- a CDS encoding response regulator has translation MQSRKVFLTPFSGTVILGLTVLLLTAAIAFLPQTFAKIKPSFERHVLLEYFVTFLGIGLFFVFLRQYRINRTNSFLVFLMGLFSFVIFQILQLATTPGFYEVPWLPTSANLSLGFDLAARSVFSLHFLFTIFFWARLLNDSAFKRKFIFYVGSFLLLFGGCGYLFSNFSPIFLRNGELTLLTKSIEIGTASLFFAGAVMLIRRYVKENQPIYFWFLLASISAAFTSIYFVFWNTHVQGFFDLGHVLKVLSFSSFLFGFLHVQSRSLILNAGFELGLETDSNLSFHQLSEKIPDGVAFFDREKNLTFCNQLFAEMLNYSTSDIKGLHYSSFFDHKNHESEERFESEAIIKDGEKRPVLISESYLINSLGDIIGSQCIISDLTERKEVEKKFERLIQEKAKDVEIFQQCIEHSTEGLLIINLDTRISYVNQAFEKMTGYQKSELVGCNTSVFVTDNRSKLTHQAIWDTVKEDQVWQGEFYTKKKDNSSFLAEVSVVPIHENKERIARYLWIERDVTRRKTLERSLQRYTEELTEKTNELQTSKTYYETLISGMSDILIVVDGDGECTFLNDYGRKRLNCEADDLSKQKLPIFFDDLKRLEKDYGTAIKIEIKDFEAVIKTKSDEAILCSWHSRPLFDRGGRRVGAMAVGRDVTEYKKLQNELQEQAKNLGDKVEARTAELQTKVDQLAKLLEIGEEILLNIDVDVILNKICEAVQALGWKKVVVSLRDHEKRVSTPVAVAGLEPSQVEEVMSWREIPFEHTEKYFKESFRISNSYLVGHDAQITNKNTRFSIYSDLGEAKEGEWHSLDALLVPIRTKDSILGIISVDDPADRKRPGIEKIRDLEIFADKAALAIENARLFKAQKENERQTKFLAEISQLFHSSLQVDEVFEAIVQKGGKEIGEFSSLLLVDEEGEYLKPEASYHANPQLVDRFMKGVEEFPCKVGEGLIGSVASTGEPFRASNPFSSDLKNFKQTQFAYLEQYNPIISLMIVPLRVRSRIIGVLIYLLYETNRRYKNEDLKLAGELAERAALAVENARLFKEAGEKAKELEEASQLKSEFLASVSHELRTPLNAIISLSDILIRGMSGDLNVDQNKQLQIIQRSGKNLLNLINDILDLSKVESKKVDPIYSNIPVRAVIEETIEHIRPLCIQKGLKLELETTETVPETIYLDPDKLTKALSNLLSNAVKFTRKGKIEVHVSVEENSSLKIEVSDTGVGIPKDRIDEIFKEFHQIDSSDSRAYAGTGLGLAIARKVLDVIGGSISVQSSLGKGSTFTILIPIQTSDDLNHKKAIDLDEKVGKKEREDIETDFTDDRDHLDDERKSILVIDDEKEAIYIMRQYLHKKNYQVIFPNNGEDVIHVAKHFKPFAITLDIIMPDQDGWEILKILKNEPETRKIPVIITSILSEQERAFEMGADEYLVKPFDSQKLFAFLATVGARTKKSVISDLGRYLNAKRQGLSRNFLIQKDGSASDSGIKILLVDDDKDTQYVLKYILEDAGYSLYFANEGWEAVKQAESVKPDLILMDIMMPGMNGYEATRTLKTKDAFKNVPIVAMTAKAMKGDRKKTIMAGCDDYIAKPFVTEDILKMIEKWLQVSKSN, from the coding sequence ATGCAATCCCGTAAAGTTTTTTTAACGCCATTCTCAGGTACAGTCATTCTTGGATTGACTGTACTTCTACTGACAGCAGCTATTGCGTTTCTACCTCAGACCTTCGCCAAAATTAAACCTTCATTTGAAAGACACGTCCTCTTAGAGTACTTTGTTACGTTCCTTGGCATAGGCCTGTTTTTTGTTTTTCTTCGTCAATACAGGATTAACCGCACAAACAGTTTTCTCGTTTTCTTGATGGGGCTTTTCTCCTTTGTTATTTTTCAAATTCTGCAACTTGCCACAACACCCGGATTTTACGAAGTGCCCTGGCTGCCAACTTCAGCAAATCTTAGTTTAGGATTTGATCTTGCCGCTCGATCCGTATTCTCACTGCATTTTCTATTTACAATCTTTTTCTGGGCCAGGCTGCTAAACGATTCTGCGTTTAAAAGAAAATTTATTTTTTACGTAGGTTCCTTTTTGCTTTTATTTGGAGGTTGCGGTTATTTGTTCAGTAATTTCTCGCCTATATTTTTGCGGAACGGTGAATTAACTTTATTGACAAAGAGCATAGAGATTGGAACGGCTTCGCTGTTTTTTGCCGGGGCTGTCATGTTGATTCGACGGTATGTTAAAGAAAATCAGCCCATTTATTTTTGGTTTCTGCTTGCTTCGATATCTGCCGCGTTTACCAGCATTTATTTTGTTTTCTGGAATACACACGTTCAAGGTTTCTTTGATTTGGGTCATGTGCTGAAAGTACTGTCATTTTCCTCCTTCTTATTTGGATTTCTGCATGTCCAAAGCCGATCGCTGATTTTGAACGCGGGATTTGAACTGGGCCTCGAAACTGATAGCAACCTTTCTTTTCATCAATTAAGCGAGAAAATACCCGATGGTGTTGCTTTTTTTGATCGAGAGAAGAATCTTACTTTTTGCAACCAACTCTTTGCTGAGATGCTGAACTATTCAACAAGCGATATTAAAGGATTGCATTATTCTTCTTTTTTCGATCACAAAAATCATGAATCTGAAGAACGTTTCGAATCTGAAGCAATCATTAAGGATGGCGAAAAACGACCCGTGCTAATTAGTGAATCATACCTGATCAATTCACTCGGTGATATAATCGGTTCTCAGTGTATAATTTCGGACCTGACTGAGAGGAAAGAGGTTGAAAAGAAATTTGAACGGCTTATTCAGGAAAAAGCAAAAGATGTTGAAATTTTCCAACAATGTATTGAACACTCGACCGAGGGACTGCTTATCATAAATTTGGATACACGGATTAGTTACGTGAATCAAGCTTTTGAAAAAATGACCGGTTACCAAAAATCCGAGCTTGTCGGCTGTAATACCTCAGTGTTTGTAACCGATAATCGCAGCAAGTTGACGCATCAGGCGATTTGGGATACGGTGAAGGAAGACCAGGTTTGGCAGGGAGAGTTTTATACAAAGAAAAAGGATAACAGCAGCTTTCTTGCGGAAGTGTCCGTTGTTCCGATCCACGAGAATAAAGAGCGCATTGCAAGATACTTGTGGATTGAAAGAGATGTGACTCGGCGGAAGACGCTTGAGAGGAGTTTGCAAAGATATACAGAAGAATTGACTGAAAAGACAAATGAACTGCAAACATCGAAAACCTACTACGAAACCTTGATATCCGGTATGTCTGATATCTTGATCGTTGTGGATGGCGACGGAGAGTGTACATTTTTAAATGACTATGGGAGGAAAAGACTAAATTGCGAGGCCGACGATCTGAGCAAGCAAAAACTGCCAATATTTTTTGATGATCTCAAACGCCTGGAAAAAGACTACGGCACTGCAATCAAAATCGAAATTAAAGATTTTGAAGCCGTAATAAAGACTAAATCCGACGAAGCAATTCTTTGCAGCTGGCATTCAAGGCCCCTGTTTGATCGTGGCGGACGCCGGGTGGGTGCTATGGCGGTGGGACGGGATGTTACGGAGTATAAAAAACTGCAAAACGAACTTCAGGAGCAAGCAAAGAATTTAGGGGATAAAGTAGAGGCCAGAACTGCGGAACTGCAGACGAAAGTCGATCAGTTGGCAAAATTACTCGAAATAGGGGAAGAAATCCTGCTCAATATTGATGTCGATGTTATTTTAAATAAAATATGTGAAGCGGTTCAGGCATTAGGGTGGAAAAAAGTTGTTGTCTCTCTTCGCGATCATGAAAAACGGGTTTCAACTCCGGTAGCAGTCGCGGGTCTTGAGCCCAGCCAAGTCGAAGAAGTGATGAGCTGGCGCGAGATTCCATTCGAACACACCGAAAAATATTTTAAAGAATCTTTTCGAATTAGCAACTCATATTTGGTGGGACACGATGCTCAAATCACGAACAAAAATACCCGGTTTTCTATTTACTCGGATTTAGGAGAAGCAAAGGAAGGTGAGTGGCACTCCCTCGACGCCCTCTTGGTGCCGATTCGAACCAAAGATAGTATTCTAGGAATCATCAGCGTCGATGATCCGGCAGATAGAAAACGTCCTGGAATAGAAAAAATCCGCGATCTGGAAATATTTGCCGACAAAGCAGCCCTGGCAATAGAAAATGCCAGACTCTTTAAAGCTCAAAAGGAGAATGAAAGACAGACCAAGTTTTTAGCTGAAATAAGTCAACTGTTTCACTCCAGCCTTCAAGTAGATGAAGTATTTGAAGCGATCGTTCAGAAAGGTGGAAAAGAAATCGGTGAGTTCAGTAGTTTGCTTCTTGTTGATGAAGAAGGCGAATATCTGAAACCCGAGGCTTCTTACCATGCAAATCCTCAATTGGTCGATCGGTTCATGAAAGGAGTTGAAGAGTTTCCTTGCAAAGTTGGTGAAGGATTAATTGGATCTGTTGCTTCTACTGGTGAGCCATTCCGGGCCTCGAACCCCTTTTCGTCCGATCTGAAGAATTTCAAACAAACTCAATTTGCTTATCTCGAGCAATACAATCCCATTATATCCCTTATGATTGTCCCGCTCAGAGTGCGTTCCCGTATTATCGGTGTGCTTATTTATTTGCTTTACGAGACGAACCGTCGATACAAAAATGAGGATCTCAAATTAGCCGGGGAGCTGGCCGAACGTGCCGCCTTGGCAGTCGAGAATGCAAGGCTCTTCAAGGAAGCAGGAGAGAAAGCGAAAGAGTTGGAGGAAGCGAGCCAGTTAAAGTCAGAATTTTTAGCCAGCGTTTCGCACGAACTGAGAACGCCCCTTAACGCAATTATCTCCCTATCTGATATACTCATTCGCGGCATGTCAGGAGACTTAAATGTGGATCAAAACAAGCAGCTTCAAATTATACAAAGAAGCGGTAAAAATTTACTAAACTTAATTAACGATATTCTTGATCTCTCGAAAGTCGAATCTAAGAAAGTCGACCCGATTTATTCAAACATTCCGGTTCGCGCCGTCATTGAAGAAACGATTGAACATATTCGGCCTTTGTGTATACAAAAGGGTTTAAAGCTTGAACTTGAAACGACAGAAACTGTGCCCGAAACTATCTATTTAGATCCGGATAAATTGACCAAGGCTTTGTCGAATCTGTTAAGCAATGCTGTCAAATTTACCCGCAAAGGAAAAATCGAGGTTCACGTTAGCGTCGAAGAGAATTCGAGTTTGAAGATAGAAGTTTCGGATACGGGTGTTGGGATTCCGAAAGATCGAATTGATGAAATTTTTAAAGAATTCCATCAGATAGACAGCTCAGACAGCCGCGCGTACGCAGGGACTGGATTGGGGTTGGCAATTGCACGAAAAGTTCTCGACGTTATCGGCGGCTCGATTTCGGTGCAGAGCAGCTTGGGTAAAGGCTCTACTTTCACAATTTTGATTCCGATTCAAACAAGTGATGACCTAAATCATAAAAAGGCCATCGATCTTGATGAAAAAGTTGGAAAAAAAGAAAGGGAAGATATTGAAACTGATTTCACTGATGATCGCGATCATTTAGATGACGAGAGAAAATCGATTCTTGTTATCGATGATGAAAAAGAAGCCATTTACATTATGCGGCAGTATTTGCATAAAAAAAATTATCAAGTCATATTCCCTAATAACGGAGAAGATGTTATTCACGTTGCAAAACATTTTAAACCATTCGCAATCACCTTGGATATTATTATGCCGGATCAGGATGGATGGGAAATTCTTAAAATTTTAAAAAATGAACCGGAAACAAGAAAAATTCCGGTGATTATCACTTCAATATTGTCAGAGCAAGAACGCGCCTTTGAAATGGGAGCGGATGAATATCTGGTGAAACCTTTCGATTCACAAAAACTCTTTGCATTTTTGGCAACTGTGGGTGCACGTACAAAAAAGAGTGTTATTTCTGATCTGGGTCGATATTTAAATGCAAAGCGACAGGGCCTAAGTAGAAATTTTTTGATTCAAAAGGATGGTTCAGCTTCGGATTCAGGAATAAAAATTTTGCTAGTTGATGATGATAAAGACACCCAATATGTCTTAAAGTACATCCTTGAAGATGCCGGGTATTCATTATATTTTGCAAATGAGGGATGGGAAGCCGTTAAACAAGCCGAGTCTGTTAAGCCCGATTTAATTTTGATGGATATTATGATGCCGGGAATGAACGGTTACGAAGCTACCCGGACTTTAAAAACAAAAGATGCCTTTAAGAACGTTCCGATTGTTGCAATGACGGCTAAAGCAATGAAGGGGGATCGTAAAAAAACTATTATGGCCGGCTGCGATGATTATATTGCGAAGCCTTTTGTCACTGAAGACATTTTAAAAATGATTGAAAAGTGGCTGCAAGTAAGCAAATCCAACTAA
- a CDS encoding DUF948 domain-containing protein — MDISVSVAIIAALITINTLFMVIVLFKAIKVFGEIQKLIEMVRLHIVPVSHDLTHILGDVRSIVKAAEGEMGKVGDSITAVRDTAVNLKEFEELIQERIERPLLDVTSVLSALVKGGRVFWNNYAKR, encoded by the coding sequence ATGGATATATCTGTAAGCGTTGCAATTATTGCAGCTTTGATTACTATCAACACGCTTTTTATGGTAATTGTATTATTTAAAGCCATAAAAGTATTTGGAGAAATTCAAAAACTCATTGAGATGGTTCGCCTTCACATTGTACCTGTCTCACATGATTTGACTCACATTTTAGGTGACGTGCGCTCTATCGTCAAAGCTGCGGAAGGGGAGATGGGCAAAGTCGGTGACAGCATCACTGCGGTGCGGGATACAGCCGTCAATCTCAAGGAATTCGAAGAATTGATTCAAGAGCGAATTGAGCGACCTCTTTTGGATGTAACGTCTGTGCTTTCGGCGCTGGTAAAGGGAGGAAGGGTGTTTTGGAATAACTATGCCAAGCGCTGA
- a CDS encoding YtxH domain-containing protein: MSDNNSGSEFFKGFLFGGIAGAVIALLYAPKSGKEVREDIRKISADLTDDAQVTLKSAQQKAETLFEETKKQLEELRKEAESALGDVKMKAADGVEKGKTTVKNEKRRLSDAIDAGVGAYKKEKTKKATKSRATSRKTKS; encoded by the coding sequence ATGTCTGACAATAACAGTGGTTCGGAGTTTTTTAAGGGGTTTTTATTTGGGGGAATTGCTGGTGCCGTAATCGCGCTTTTATATGCGCCAAAATCAGGAAAAGAAGTACGGGAAGATATTCGTAAAATATCCGCGGATCTAACAGATGATGCCCAGGTTACCCTCAAATCGGCCCAACAAAAAGCAGAGACACTCTTCGAGGAAACAAAAAAGCAATTGGAAGAATTGCGCAAGGAAGCCGAATCTGCTTTAGGGGACGTGAAAATGAAAGCCGCAGACGGAGTCGAGAAAGGTAAAACGACGGTCAAAAATGAAAAGCGGCGGCTTAGCGACGCAATCGATGCGGGGGTGGGTGCCTATAAAAAAGAAAAGACCAAAAAGGCTACCAAAAGTAGAGCTACGAGCAGGAAAACAAAATCTTAA
- the ligA gene encoding NAD-dependent DNA ligase LigA, with protein sequence MDIETAKKRISELSYQLNHHSYRYYVLDDPEISDSKYDRLYRELQDLEEQSPELVTPDSPTQRVGAPPLEGFVSVTHAVPMLSLDNAFGNDELREFDDRMKRLLNRTEDIEYTVEPKIDGVAVELVYEGGLFTLGSTRGDGFVGENVTLNLKTIKSIPMRLLQNNSSVPERLDVRGEVYYPNSGFMKMNKEREAKGEPTYANPRNTAAGTLRQLDSKITAARPLNIFIHSFGQAVGCEFSSHSEALETFKTWGFRVNPHITVCKNIEEVIKSCEKIAVLRDDLDYEIDGAVIKVNNMAMQAQAGMRTRSPRWATSLKFEAKQETTQILDIVPQVGRTGALTPVAHLKPVKIAGVEVRRATLHNQDEIDRKDVRIGDWVVVQRAGDVIPEVVKVIVSKRTGAEKKFKIPKKCPICGSHVRRIDGEAVHRCQNLSCPAQLKEGVRHFASKGAMDIEGLGEKLVDQLVEKGLVKNVADFYSLTKAQLAGLERMAEKSAQNIIDALEASKNTDLSRLLYAFGIRFVGEHVSRVLAKEFKTFENLKKASKERLQSVYEIGPQVAESVYQFFNEEHNLETINRLLKSGVRIKKVESAAENKFSDRTFVFTGALQMFTRDDAERLVERLGGRAASSVSRNTSFVVVGENAGSKAQKARDLDVAVLTEAEFKKMVD encoded by the coding sequence ATGGATATTGAAACCGCAAAAAAAAGAATTTCTGAACTTAGTTATCAATTAAACCACCACAGCTATCGATATTACGTCCTCGATGATCCGGAAATATCCGATTCCAAATACGACCGCCTTTATAGAGAGCTGCAGGATTTGGAAGAACAGTCCCCTGAACTGGTTACTCCGGATTCACCAACCCAAAGAGTTGGCGCGCCGCCGTTGGAGGGTTTTGTAAGCGTCACGCACGCGGTGCCGATGCTGAGTTTAGACAACGCCTTTGGAAACGATGAGCTTCGGGAGTTTGATGATAGAATGAAGCGGCTTTTGAACAGAACGGAGGATATTGAATATACCGTGGAACCCAAAATCGATGGCGTGGCTGTAGAATTGGTTTACGAAGGGGGGCTTTTTACTTTGGGGTCTACTCGCGGGGATGGTTTCGTTGGCGAAAATGTGACATTAAATCTCAAAACCATCAAATCAATTCCCATGCGCCTCCTGCAAAACAATTCCTCGGTGCCCGAAAGACTGGATGTGCGCGGTGAGGTTTACTACCCAAACTCCGGTTTTATGAAAATGAACAAAGAACGTGAGGCAAAAGGCGAGCCTACCTACGCGAACCCCAGAAATACCGCTGCCGGGACGCTTCGGCAGCTCGATTCAAAAATAACGGCAGCCCGGCCGCTGAATATTTTTATTCACAGCTTTGGACAGGCGGTTGGCTGCGAATTCTCCAGCCATTCTGAAGCCCTCGAAACATTTAAAACCTGGGGATTTCGGGTGAATCCTCATATTACGGTTTGCAAGAATATCGAAGAGGTTATCAAAAGTTGTGAAAAAATTGCTGTGCTGCGCGACGATCTCGATTATGAAATCGACGGCGCGGTCATAAAAGTAAACAACATGGCTATGCAAGCTCAAGCGGGCATGCGAACCCGCAGTCCACGTTGGGCGACCTCTTTAAAATTTGAAGCGAAGCAGGAAACGACTCAAATTTTAGACATTGTTCCCCAAGTTGGCCGGACCGGGGCGTTGACCCCGGTTGCACATTTAAAACCGGTGAAAATTGCCGGGGTCGAAGTTCGCCGTGCGACACTTCACAATCAGGATGAAATTGACCGGAAAGATGTGCGCATCGGTGATTGGGTAGTCGTGCAGCGCGCCGGCGACGTCATCCCGGAAGTGGTTAAAGTAATTGTTTCAAAAAGAACCGGCGCGGAGAAAAAATTCAAAATTCCTAAAAAATGCCCCATTTGCGGTTCCCACGTTCGACGAATCGATGGCGAGGCAGTGCACCGCTGTCAGAACCTATCCTGTCCGGCGCAATTGAAAGAGGGAGTTCGGCATTTTGCCTCAAAAGGGGCCATGGATATTGAAGGGCTCGGTGAAAAGCTCGTCGACCAACTTGTGGAGAAAGGTTTGGTCAAAAATGTCGCCGATTTTTATTCTTTAACAAAAGCGCAGTTGGCAGGTCTGGAAAGAATGGCCGAAAAATCCGCTCAAAATATAATCGATGCTCTGGAGGCCAGCAAAAATACTGATTTAAGCCGGCTTCTTTACGCATTTGGAATCCGATTTGTTGGCGAGCATGTGTCGAGGGTGCTGGCTAAAGAGTTCAAGACATTTGAGAATTTAAAGAAAGCATCGAAAGAACGTTTGCAGAGTGTTTATGAAATTGGCCCTCAGGTTGCAGAAAGTGTCTATCAATTTTTCAACGAAGAGCATAATCTTGAAACCATCAACCGGCTTCTAAAAAGTGGCGTTCGAATCAAAAAAGTTGAATCGGCAGCAGAGAATAAATTTTCCGACCGGACTTTTGTTTTTACCGGGGCCTTACAAATGTTTACACGTGATGATGCCGAACGATTGGTTGAAAGGTTGGGCGGACGTGCGGCTTCATCTGTAAGCCGTAACACATCCTTTGTTGTGGTAGGCGAGAATGCAGGCTCCAAAGCTCAGAAAGCCCGCGATCTCGATGTGGCTGTTTTAACTGAGGCAGAATTTAAAAAAATGGTTGATTGA